One Amycolatopsis thermophila DNA segment encodes these proteins:
- a CDS encoding bifunctional o-acetylhomoserine/o-acetylserine sulfhydrylase yields the protein MTESQAWSFETKQIHAGASPDPATGARATPIYQTTSYVFRDSQHGADLFSLAEPGNIYTRIMNPTTDVLEQRVAALEGGVAALAFASGTAATNAAILNVANAGDHIVSSPKLYGGTYNLFHYTLPKLGVQVSFVEDQNDLDEWRAAIRPNTKAFFGESLANPGSDVLDIRAVADVAHEAGLPLIVDNTIPTPYLLRPIEHGADVVVHSATKYLGGHGTTIAGVLVDAGTFDFGAYPQRFPGFTEPDPSYHGLKYWEALGPGAYAAKARVQLLRDTGAAIAPLNSFLILQGIETLSLRVERHVSNARALAEWLEQRDEVERVYYASLPSSPHHELARKYLPQGAGAVLSFDLRGGVEAGRKFVDGTELHSQLVNIGDVRSLIVHPASTTHSQLTPEEQLASGVTPGLVRLAVGLEGLEDLKADLEAGFRAAKADL from the coding sequence ATGACCGAGTCGCAGGCCTGGTCCTTCGAGACCAAGCAGATCCACGCCGGCGCGAGCCCCGACCCGGCCACGGGTGCCCGCGCCACCCCGATCTACCAGACCACGTCGTACGTCTTCCGCGACAGCCAGCACGGCGCCGACCTGTTCAGCCTCGCCGAGCCCGGCAACATCTACACGCGGATCATGAACCCGACGACGGACGTGCTCGAGCAGCGCGTCGCGGCGCTGGAGGGCGGCGTGGCCGCGCTGGCGTTCGCGTCCGGCACGGCCGCCACCAACGCGGCGATCCTGAACGTGGCCAACGCCGGCGACCACATCGTGTCCAGCCCCAAGCTCTACGGCGGAACCTACAACCTGTTCCACTACACCCTGCCGAAGCTGGGCGTGCAGGTGTCCTTCGTCGAGGACCAGAACGACCTGGACGAGTGGCGCGCGGCGATCCGCCCGAACACCAAGGCCTTCTTCGGGGAGTCCCTGGCCAACCCGGGCAGCGACGTGCTCGACATCCGCGCGGTCGCCGATGTCGCGCACGAGGCCGGCCTGCCGTTGATCGTGGACAACACGATCCCGACCCCGTACCTGCTGCGCCCGATCGAGCACGGCGCCGACGTCGTCGTGCACTCGGCGACCAAGTACCTCGGCGGCCACGGCACCACCATCGCCGGTGTGCTGGTCGACGCCGGCACCTTCGACTTCGGCGCGTACCCGCAGCGCTTCCCCGGCTTCACCGAGCCGGACCCGAGCTACCACGGTCTCAAGTACTGGGAGGCGCTCGGCCCCGGCGCGTACGCCGCGAAGGCCCGCGTCCAGCTGCTGCGCGACACCGGCGCGGCGATCGCGCCGCTGAACAGCTTCCTCATCCTGCAGGGCATCGAGACGCTGTCGCTGCGCGTCGAGCGGCACGTGAGCAACGCCAGGGCGCTGGCCGAGTGGCTGGAGCAGCGCGACGAGGTCGAGCGCGTGTACTACGCGAGCCTGCCCTCCAGCCCGCACCACGAGCTGGCGCGCAAGTACCTGCCGCAGGGTGCCGGCGCGGTGCTGTCGTTCGACCTGCGCGGCGGTGTCGAGGCGGGGCGGAAGTTCGTCGACGGCACCGAGCTGCACAGCCAGCTGGTTAACATCGGTGACGTGCGCAGTCTCATCGTCCACCCCGCCAGCACCACCCACAGCCAGCTCACCCCCGAGGAGCAGCTGGCCAGCGGCGTGACGCCGGGCCTCGTGCGGCTCGCCGTCGGGCTCGAGGGCCTGGAGGACCTCAAGGCCGACCTGGAGGCCGGGTTCCGGGCCGCCAAGGCGGACCTGTGA
- the metX gene encoding homoserine O-acetyltransferase MetX — MDPPPATGAWREGDPPGRRRWAAGGRLRLDAGGTLPEYRIAYETWGRLNSDASNAVLIEHALTGDSHAAGEAGPGHPTPGWWDGLIGPGRALDTDELFVVVPNVLGGCQGSTGPSSADPDGRTWGGRFPRITIRDQVRAEAVVADELGVSRWAAVLGGSMGGMRALEWAVTFPARVAGLLVLAAPAASSADQIAWAAPQLHAITSDPGWRGGDYHDAPPGAGPHRGLGVARRIAHVTYRSSLELDQRFGRQPQGAENPLDGGRYAIESYLDHHADKLVRRFDAASYVLLTESMNTHDVGRDRGGVGAALAGVTARSIIAGVDSDRLYPMRQAHELAAGIPGAGEAAEISSPYGHDSFLIETAQVAALVKALLH; from the coding sequence GTGGATCCCCCTCCGGCGACCGGTGCGTGGCGGGAGGGTGATCCACCGGGACGGCGGCGGTGGGCCGCCGGCGGGCGGTTGCGGCTGGACGCCGGCGGGACGCTGCCGGAGTACCGGATCGCGTACGAGACGTGGGGGCGGTTGAACTCCGACGCCTCCAACGCGGTCCTGATCGAGCACGCCCTCACCGGTGACAGTCACGCCGCCGGGGAGGCCGGGCCCGGGCACCCCACGCCCGGCTGGTGGGACGGCCTGATCGGGCCGGGGCGCGCGCTGGACACCGACGAGCTGTTCGTCGTGGTGCCCAACGTGCTCGGCGGGTGCCAGGGTTCGACCGGGCCGTCGTCGGCCGACCCGGACGGGCGGACGTGGGGCGGCCGGTTCCCGCGGATCACGATCCGCGACCAGGTCCGGGCCGAGGCCGTGGTCGCCGACGAGCTGGGTGTGTCGCGGTGGGCCGCGGTGCTCGGCGGGTCGATGGGCGGCATGCGGGCACTGGAGTGGGCGGTGACGTTTCCCGCGCGGGTGGCGGGGTTGCTGGTGCTGGCCGCCCCGGCGGCGTCGTCGGCCGACCAGATCGCCTGGGCCGCGCCGCAGCTGCACGCGATCACGTCCGACCCGGGCTGGCGCGGCGGCGACTACCACGACGCTCCGCCGGGCGCGGGGCCGCATCGCGGGCTCGGGGTGGCCCGTCGGATCGCGCACGTGACTTACCGCAGCTCGCTGGAGCTGGACCAGCGGTTCGGCCGGCAGCCGCAGGGTGCGGAGAACCCGCTGGACGGCGGCCGGTACGCGATCGAGTCCTATCTCGACCACCACGCGGACAAGCTGGTGCGCCGCTTCGACGCGGCGTCCTACGTGCTGCTCACGGAGTCGATGAACACGCACGACGTGGGCCGCGACCGCGGCGGGGTCGGCGCGGCGCTGGCGGGCGTGACCGCCCGGAGCATCATCGCGGGCGTGGACAGCGACCGCCTCTACCCGATGCGGCAGGCGCACGAACTGGCGGCGGGGATCCCGGGAGCGGGCGAGGCGGCGGAGATCAGTTCGCCGTACGGGCACGACTCGTTCCTCATCGAGACGGCGCAGGTGGCGGCGCTGGTGAAGGCCCTGCTCCACTAG